The following proteins are co-located in the Schistocerca nitens isolate TAMUIC-IGC-003100 chromosome 2, iqSchNite1.1, whole genome shotgun sequence genome:
- the LOC126235546 gene encoding uncharacterized protein LOC126235546, with protein sequence MAEEKLIEAVREHRELYDTKHADYMKVKLKNRNWGDIAKDLNLKDGEETKNSWLKLRGSYRDARRRQVKYMKSGAAAENIKPWRYQNQMSFLEPFMTAGPRDSNLGDDSDHTSQATTKTSARN encoded by the exons atggcagaagaaaaattaatAGAGGCAGTGAGGGAACACAGAGAGCTGTATGACACAAAACACGCAGACTACATGAAGGTCAAACTCAAGAACCGGAATTGGGGTGATATAGCAAAGGATCTGAATTTGAAAGACG GGGAAGAGACAAAAAATTCGTGGCTGAAGCTGAGAGGCAGCTATCGAGATGCACGACGACGACAGGTGAAATATATGAAAAGCGGAGCTGCTGCTGAGAATATCAAGCCGTGGAGATATCAAAACCAGATGTCATTTCTTGAACCTTTTATGACAGCTGGTCCACGTGATAGTAATCTAGGTGATGACAGTGATCACACCTCACAAGCTACAACTAAAACATCAGCAAGGAATTAG